One window from the genome of Ammoniphilus sp. CFH 90114 encodes:
- the flhB gene encoding flagellar biosynthesis protein FlhB translates to MEQTKLILTINLQFFAGEKTEEATPKKKQDAREKGQVAKSQEVASALIMLACFLFLLFMGQSMGANLTKMMRGTFTEYLHWDVTVHNVQVVFNQLLLESALIVVPFLLIALVMGVFSNYIQIGFLFTTEPLKMKLEKLDPIQGAKKIFSMRSIVELLKSILKIILTSTIAILVLSKAVDEIMVLSQTSVGHVLTLVSSLTVQIGTFIALLLLVLSVLDYIYQKYEHEKGLRMSKQDVKDEYKKTEGDPLIKGKIKQRQREMAMSRMMQEIPKADVVITNPTHFAVAIQYNPSEMQAPKVIAKGKDLIALRIKEIAQRENIITMENKPLARALHAQVEIGQEVPESLFKAVAEVLAYVYQLRKRA, encoded by the coding sequence ATGGAGCAAACCAAACTGATCTTAACCATTAATCTGCAGTTTTTTGCAGGAGAAAAGACCGAAGAGGCCACCCCAAAAAAGAAGCAAGATGCTCGTGAAAAAGGACAGGTTGCAAAGAGTCAAGAGGTTGCATCCGCACTTATCATGCTAGCGTGTTTCTTGTTTCTGTTATTTATGGGTCAATCTATGGGAGCGAACCTGACTAAAATGATGAGAGGAACGTTTACGGAGTATCTCCACTGGGATGTAACGGTACATAACGTTCAAGTTGTCTTTAATCAGTTGTTGCTAGAAAGTGCACTGATCGTTGTACCTTTTTTGCTTATAGCCTTAGTCATGGGTGTGTTTTCAAATTATATACAAATTGGGTTTTTGTTCACAACAGAACCTTTAAAGATGAAGCTAGAAAAGTTAGATCCGATTCAGGGAGCCAAAAAAATTTTTTCTATGCGCTCCATCGTAGAGCTTCTAAAATCCATTTTAAAGATTATCCTTACATCCACTATTGCGATTCTAGTTTTAAGTAAAGCAGTAGATGAAATTATGGTTTTATCCCAAACATCTGTCGGACATGTCCTAACTTTAGTTTCCTCCTTAACGGTTCAAATTGGAACATTTATTGCCTTGCTGCTTCTTGTGTTGTCTGTTCTGGATTATATCTATCAAAAATACGAACATGAAAAAGGTCTACGCATGTCGAAGCAAGATGTAAAAGACGAATACAAGAAAACGGAAGGGGATCCATTGATTAAAGGAAAAATTAAGCAGCGTCAAAGAGAGATGGCAATGAGCCGAATGATGCAGGAAATTCCGAAGGCGGATGTGGTAATCACAAACCCTACCCACTTTGCTGTTGCTATTCAGTATAATCCTAGTGAAATGCAAGCGCCAAAAGTGATAGCCAAGGGGAAAGATCTTATTGCTCTAAGAATCAAAGAAATCGCGCAAAGAGAAAACATCATAACAATGGAAAACAAACCATTAGCTCGAGCTTTACATGCCCAAGTAGAGATTGGACAGGAAGTTCCTGAATCCTTATTTAAGGCTGTAGCGGAAGTATTGGCTTATGTATATCAGTTAAGAAAAAGAGCGTAG
- the fliR gene encoding flagellar biosynthetic protein FliR, which produces MNLFFAWDLFPSFLLIFVRLTSYFVTVPIFSSKNVPQTAKIGLAFFLSLITFTSLGIEPVRFDETYFLLILKEVFIGLTLGFIGTLILYAIQTAGGFIDMQMGLAMASVIDPQTGIHTPLMGQFKYILALLFLLSTNAHHLLIQGIIESYKIVPLDQLGLNISGGNITSVISQAFYHMFLSAFMIAAPIVVSLFLVDVALGIVARTVPQLNIFVIGIPIKLLTGFLILIVVLPGYFFTLKNLFKSLVQSMEALLKAMGWS; this is translated from the coding sequence ATGAATCTTTTTTTCGCGTGGGATTTGTTTCCAAGTTTCTTGTTGATATTTGTTAGGCTTACTTCATACTTCGTAACAGTCCCAATTTTTTCGTCTAAAAATGTGCCTCAAACTGCAAAAATTGGATTAGCTTTTTTTCTTTCTTTAATAACGTTTACCAGTCTTGGAATAGAACCTGTTAGATTTGATGAAACCTATTTTCTGCTTATTCTAAAAGAGGTATTCATTGGACTTACGTTGGGGTTTATTGGGACTTTGATTCTTTACGCTATCCAGACAGCTGGCGGGTTCATTGATATGCAGATGGGACTAGCCATGGCAAGTGTAATTGATCCACAGACGGGAATTCACACCCCTTTAATGGGTCAGTTCAAGTATATTTTAGCCTTATTATTTTTGCTATCAACTAATGCTCATCATCTCTTGATTCAAGGGATAATAGAAAGTTATAAGATTGTCCCCTTAGATCAATTAGGATTAAATATTTCGGGCGGTAATATAACGTCGGTTATATCTCAGGCTTTCTATCATATGTTCCTTTCTGCTTTTATGATAGCAGCACCGATTGTTGTATCTCTGTTTCTAGTGGATGTAGCTCTCGGAATCGTGGCTAGAACCGTGCCGCAACTCAATATTTTTGTTATCGGGATACCGATTAAGCTCCTGACAGGGTTTTTAATACTTATTGTTGTTTTGCCGGGTTATTTTTTTACACTGAAAAATTTGTTTAAATCATTAGTTCAGTCGATGGAGGCTTTATTGAAAGCCATGGGGTGGAGTTAA
- a CDS encoding flagellar biosynthetic protein FliO, translated as MVSFTRLYLIILFVTSLVLFSGSYIPDVAMAENKEPTVHSKLGEEVNQEQIGNVGADFEVLPYLLKVVFFLIVIGLMIYFLIRFLSNQSRQSIGGLPLRLLGGIALGQNRSLQVVQLGGKVYVLGVGQDVRLLMEIENEEEVAEWLTKEADAPSLMDFMNKWKKKNTHTQDASFEQVFEQQLNQLKENRSVAERTLYYSTDGKEGKNHES; from the coding sequence ATGGTTTCATTTACAAGGCTCTATTTAATTATATTGTTTGTGACTAGCCTGGTTCTTTTCTCTGGATCGTATATACCAGACGTGGCAATGGCTGAAAACAAGGAGCCAACTGTTCATTCCAAGCTAGGAGAAGAAGTAAACCAAGAACAAATAGGGAATGTTGGGGCGGATTTTGAGGTTCTTCCCTATCTCCTTAAAGTAGTTTTTTTCCTTATTGTCATTGGTTTAATGATCTACTTTCTGATTCGCTTCCTCTCCAACCAGTCAAGGCAGTCTATTGGTGGGCTGCCTTTGCGCTTACTTGGAGGGATAGCTTTAGGACAAAACCGTTCTCTACAAGTAGTTCAACTTGGAGGGAAGGTATACGTTCTGGGAGTAGGTCAGGATGTTCGTTTATTAATGGAAATTGAGAATGAAGAAGAAGTAGCTGAGTGGCTGACGAAAGAAGCAGATGCACCGAGTTTGATGGACTTCATGAATAAATGGAAAAAGAAGAACACACACACACAAGATGCTTCATTCGAACAAGTATTTGAACAACAATTAAATCAGTTGAAAGAGAACCGATCAGTTGCAGAACGTACACTCTATTACTCAACCGATGGCAAAGAAGGTAAAAACCATGAAAGCTAA
- the fliM gene encoding flagellar motor switch protein FliM has protein sequence MSVLSSEVLSQNEIDALLTALSSGEMNADEMKKDFTEKKVRLYDFKRALRFSKDQIRTLTRIHDNYARLLTTYFSAQLRTLVRFTVASVDQLPYDEFIRSIPKMTILNVFEADPLDGRMVLEVNPNVGYAILDRLLGGQGSSQNKFSGLTEIETMVLERVFRKSLKIYADAWKDALAIDPVLTITETNPQFMQIVSPNETVAVISFSTKIADTTGVINICLPHVVLEPVMVKLSAHYWLSSQKKSRDTKEITALQERVKKAQIPIIAELGTAQITVGEFINLASGDIIQLNTKKDNAMNIRIGTKYKFQGRPGTQGGKLAIQIDKVLDEGMEDNE, from the coding sequence GTGAGCGTTCTGTCATCGGAAGTATTGTCCCAGAATGAGATTGATGCCTTGCTTACTGCGTTGTCATCTGGGGAAATGAATGCCGACGAAATGAAAAAGGACTTTACAGAGAAAAAAGTTAGACTCTACGATTTTAAAAGGGCTTTACGTTTCTCTAAAGACCAAATTCGAACGTTAACGCGCATTCATGACAACTATGCTAGGTTATTGACGACTTATTTTTCAGCACAGCTTAGGACGCTCGTCCGATTTACAGTAGCATCTGTTGACCAGCTTCCTTACGATGAATTTATCCGATCCATCCCCAAGATGACGATATTGAATGTTTTTGAAGCCGATCCCTTGGATGGACGGATGGTATTAGAAGTTAATCCGAATGTGGGTTATGCCATTTTGGACCGCTTGCTGGGAGGGCAGGGAAGCAGTCAGAATAAGTTTAGCGGCTTAACAGAAATTGAAACCATGGTTCTAGAGCGAGTATTTAGAAAATCCTTAAAGATCTATGCAGACGCTTGGAAGGATGCTCTAGCCATCGATCCTGTCTTGACCATAACGGAAACGAACCCACAATTTATGCAGATCGTTTCACCAAATGAGACTGTAGCTGTTATTTCCTTTAGTACGAAGATAGCTGATACAACTGGCGTAATTAATATTTGTCTTCCTCATGTCGTGTTAGAGCCCGTAATGGTTAAGTTATCTGCCCACTATTGGTTATCATCGCAAAAGAAATCAAGGGATACTAAAGAGATTACAGCTCTGCAAGAAAGGGTAAAAAAGGCACAAATTCCGATTATTGCTGAATTAGGGACAGCCCAGATTACAGTTGGCGAGTTTATTAACCTCGCGAGTGGAGATATCATTCAACTTAATACGAAGAAAGATAACGCAATGAATATTCGCATCGGCACGAAGTATAAATTTCAAGGGCGGCCTGGAACGCAAGGGGGAAAACTGGCTATACAGATTGACAAGGTGTTAGACGAAGGGATGGAAGATAATGAATAA
- the fliY gene encoding flagellar motor switch phosphatase FliY produces MNNRDMLSQEEIDALLRQNNLDEQSLNDNENLNIDTYLTPMEQDALGEIGNICFGSSATALSTLLGKKTDITTPTVSVVEQGKLSYEFPHPHVAVHVEYTEGFKGINLLVIHSDDAKVIADLMMGGDGTNRDIELTELHISAVQEAMNQMMGSAATSMSTLFNKRVDISPPGIDLLDFSNDAEKGSFPDEKVFIKISFRLKIGDLIDSNIMQLLPVSFAKEMVSLLLGGGSVEAEESIPQQSNVVSQVEKTPPSSQQPMEGGPVTGDAYGNQPPGHSQPMYPPPQHPYPPPPMYHQQVPGYPYQQPMYPPPQQPMYAMPNYLSSPSGGVQQPPNVQHAQFSPFHIPGTTPAMDDRNLNLLLDIPLQVTVELGRTKKQIKDILEMSAGSIIELDKLAGEPVDIFVNNKLIAKGEVVVIEENFGVRVTDIISQWDRVQKLQ; encoded by the coding sequence ATGAATAATCGAGATATGCTCTCCCAAGAAGAAATCGACGCCCTGCTTCGTCAGAACAATCTGGACGAACAATCACTTAACGACAATGAAAATTTAAATATTGATACGTATTTAACCCCTATGGAGCAAGATGCCTTAGGAGAAATTGGAAATATATGTTTTGGTAGTTCAGCTACGGCTCTGTCTACTTTGTTAGGAAAAAAAACAGATATTACAACACCGACAGTTAGTGTCGTAGAACAGGGAAAGCTGTCTTATGAGTTCCCTCACCCTCATGTAGCGGTGCATGTGGAGTATACAGAGGGGTTCAAGGGTATTAATTTATTGGTCATTCATTCGGATGATGCGAAGGTCATTGCCGATCTGATGATGGGCGGAGACGGAACTAATCGTGATATTGAGCTGACTGAACTTCATATTAGTGCTGTACAAGAAGCGATGAACCAAATGATGGGGTCTGCAGCTACTTCGATGTCTACCTTGTTTAATAAACGAGTGGATATTTCTCCACCTGGGATTGACTTGCTAGATTTTTCGAACGATGCAGAAAAAGGCTCATTCCCTGATGAGAAAGTATTTATTAAAATTTCATTTCGCTTAAAAATTGGTGATTTAATTGATTCAAATATTATGCAACTGCTTCCTGTCTCCTTTGCGAAAGAGATGGTAAGTTTACTCCTCGGTGGAGGCAGTGTTGAGGCGGAGGAATCGATACCTCAACAGTCAAATGTAGTTAGCCAGGTAGAGAAGACACCACCGAGTTCACAACAACCCATGGAGGGGGGACCAGTAACAGGGGATGCATACGGGAACCAGCCACCAGGCCATTCTCAGCCGATGTATCCGCCACCGCAGCACCCTTATCCTCCACCACCTATGTATCACCAACAGGTGCCGGGGTACCCATATCAGCAGCCGATGTATCCGCCTCCACAACAGCCTATGTATGCCATGCCGAACTACTTAAGTTCCCCTAGTGGAGGAGTGCAGCAACCACCCAATGTTCAGCATGCTCAATTTAGTCCGTTTCATATCCCTGGTACTACACCAGCGATGGATGATAGGAACCTTAACTTGCTGTTAGATATCCCGCTCCAGGTTACCGTGGAATTAGGGAGAACCAAAAAGCAAATTAAAGACATTTTAGAAATGTCTGCGGGATCTATAATTGAGTTGGATAAACTGGCAGGGGAACCGGTTGATATTTTTGTCAACAATAAGCTGATAGCTAAGGGTGAAGTAGTGGTAATTGAAGAAAACTTTGGTGTTCGTGTAACGGACATTATCAGTCAGTGGGATCGCGTTCAAAAATTACAATAA
- a CDS encoding flagellar FlbD family protein, whose product MIQLTRLNNSTYFLNPFLIETVEETPDTIISLTNGKKFIVKEKAVDVILSMKEFYREIHVLKLIGIRDTGGPHV is encoded by the coding sequence ATGATTCAACTTACGAGATTAAATAATAGTACTTACTTTCTAAATCCCTTTTTGATAGAGACAGTAGAAGAAACTCCAGATACCATTATCAGCTTAACGAATGGAAAGAAGTTCATAGTTAAAGAAAAGGCAGTAGATGTTATTTTATCTATGAAGGAGTTTTATCGGGAAATCCATGTTCTTAAATTGATAGGCATCAGAGACACTGGGGGTCCCCATGTTTAA
- the fliQ gene encoding flagellar biosynthesis protein FliQ codes for MSPEGVINLAKNSVYLILLVTAPVVGIGLLVGLLVAVFQATTQIQEQTLAFVPKIVAILVALIIFGPWMLTQLIDYTYHIFNNLYRYIG; via the coding sequence ATGTCACCGGAAGGTGTAATTAACCTGGCGAAGAATTCGGTTTATTTGATCTTGCTTGTAACTGCTCCAGTCGTTGGAATTGGTCTGTTAGTAGGTTTATTGGTTGCTGTTTTCCAAGCTACTACGCAGATACAGGAACAAACCTTGGCCTTTGTTCCTAAAATTGTTGCTATATTAGTTGCACTTATTATCTTTGGTCCATGGATGTTAACTCAATTAATAGATTACACTTATCATATTTTCAATAATTTATATCGGTATATAGGTTGA
- a CDS encoding response regulator encodes MANSVLIVDDAAFMRMMIKEILTKNGYTVVGEASDGAQAVEKYKELKPDLVTMDITMPEMDGITALKEIKKVDSSAKVIMCSAMGQQAMVIDAIQAGAKDFVVKPFQADRVIEAIKKTLG; translated from the coding sequence ATGGCTAATAGTGTATTAATCGTAGATGATGCTGCTTTTATGAGAATGATGATTAAGGAAATCTTAACTAAAAATGGATATACCGTAGTGGGTGAAGCAAGTGATGGAGCACAGGCTGTGGAGAAATACAAGGAGCTGAAGCCTGATCTGGTCACAATGGACATTACGATGCCAGAGATGGATGGAATCACTGCTCTTAAAGAAATTAAAAAAGTAGATTCAAGTGCTAAGGTTATCATGTGCTCAGCAATGGGACAGCAAGCGATGGTTATTGACGCGATTCAGGCAGGGGCTAAGGATTTTGTTGTAAAGCCTTTTCAAGCTGATCGTGTAATAGAGGCCATCAAAAAAACTTTAGGCTAG
- a CDS encoding flagellar hook-basal body complex protein, which yields MIRSLYSGVSGMRGFQTKMDVIGNNIANVNTVGFKKSRVTFQDMLSQTVNAATSGEAEARGGRNPRQIGLGTQVAAINVIHTPGSPIATNVTTDLIINGDGFFAVKPNPDQEAVLLTRAGDFTRDATGNLVTPQGFLVLNSDGDPINIPPDEYQSFSIGTNGVISGTNLDGEITEITTIGVVMVNNPAGLNKVGGSLYEVTLNAHPEEIEILALDDIEGTTTQIISGQLEMSNVDLTEEFTDMIITQRGFQANSRIITTSDTMMEEIVNLKR from the coding sequence ATGATACGTTCACTATATTCGGGTGTTTCAGGGATGAGAGGTTTCCAAACGAAGATGGATGTTATAGGTAATAACATTGCCAATGTAAATACAGTAGGGTTTAAGAAGAGCAGGGTCACATTTCAGGATATGTTGAGCCAGACAGTGAATGCTGCAACTTCTGGGGAAGCAGAGGCTCGTGGAGGAAGAAATCCAAGACAGATAGGATTAGGTACACAGGTTGCTGCAATTAATGTTATCCATACTCCTGGGAGCCCCATTGCTACCAATGTTACGACAGACCTAATCATTAATGGAGATGGTTTCTTTGCCGTAAAACCTAATCCAGACCAAGAAGCAGTTTTATTAACTCGTGCCGGCGATTTTACTCGGGATGCAACGGGGAATTTAGTAACACCGCAAGGTTTTCTAGTGCTAAACTCTGATGGGGATCCTATTAACATTCCGCCAGATGAATATCAATCCTTCTCTATTGGAACAAATGGGGTTATCTCTGGTACCAATTTAGATGGCGAAATTACGGAGATTACAACGATCGGCGTGGTTATGGTTAATAACCCAGCAGGACTTAATAAAGTGGGTGGATCACTTTACGAAGTTACCTTAAATGCACACCCCGAAGAAATTGAAATTCTTGCATTGGATGACATTGAGGGAACAACAACCCAAATAATATCAGGGCAGCTAGAAATGTCTAACGTGGATCTGACGGAAGAATTTACGGATATGATTATCACACAAAGAGGATTTCAAGCAAACTCGCGAATTATTACTACATCCGACACAATGATGGAAGAAATCGTCAACTTGAAAAGGTAA
- the fliP gene encoding flagellar type III secretion system pore protein FliP (The bacterial flagellar biogenesis protein FliP forms a type III secretion system (T3SS)-type pore required for flagellar assembly.) yields MKANSLSVLLFLLLLFFGTTVTVSAEGSVIPGFDLNIGTSDNPAEVSTTLQIILLVTLLSIAPALLVLMTSFTRIVIVLSFVRTSLATQQMPPNQVLIGLALFLTFFVMAPTFSAVNEAALQPYLAGEINQQQAFDQAAVPMKEFMGKYTREKDLMLFLEYLQLEKPSTIQDIPFTALVPAFVISELKTAFQMGFMIFIPFLVIDMIVASILMAMGMMMLPPVMISLPFKILLFILVDGWHLIVKSLLASF; encoded by the coding sequence ATGAAAGCTAATTCTCTATCGGTTCTGCTTTTCTTGTTGTTATTATTCTTTGGTACCACGGTTACGGTATCAGCAGAAGGTTCAGTCATTCCTGGATTTGATTTGAATATTGGAACAAGCGATAACCCAGCAGAAGTATCGACAACATTACAGATCATACTATTGGTTACTTTACTATCGATTGCACCAGCCTTACTTGTTCTAATGACCTCATTTACGAGAATTGTAATTGTCCTTTCCTTCGTAAGGACGTCATTGGCTACCCAACAGATGCCACCAAATCAAGTCTTAATTGGACTGGCTTTATTTCTAACCTTTTTCGTCATGGCGCCAACCTTTTCAGCTGTGAATGAAGCTGCCTTGCAGCCTTACCTAGCTGGAGAAATCAATCAACAGCAAGCTTTTGACCAAGCAGCTGTACCTATGAAAGAATTCATGGGGAAATATACGAGAGAAAAAGATTTAATGCTTTTCTTAGAGTACTTGCAACTAGAAAAGCCTAGTACAATTCAGGATATCCCTTTTACAGCTTTAGTTCCAGCCTTTGTAATTAGTGAACTGAAGACAGCATTCCAAATGGGATTTATGATATTTATTCCTTTTCTCGTCATCGATATGATTGTGGCAAGTATCTTAATGGCCATGGGGATGATGATGCTTCCCCCCGTCATGATTTCTTTACCCTTCAAGATATTATTGTTTATATTAGTGGATGGCTGGCATCTAATTGTAAAATCATTATTGGCCAGTTTTTAG
- the fliL gene encoding flagellar basal body-associated protein FliL — MFKNKLFNIALIIMIAITLLGVAAVAVYKLYINPPNAGVEEVEPLSIDEILELSVETEEMTTNLYGGGYVRLKMKLQADNKKSKEELEKRLFQVDHIILKTLAGMTEEEIRGPEGLRKVEEQIRSSINELLQEGQVTEVTTTRMIIQ; from the coding sequence ATGTTTAAAAATAAGCTCTTTAATATTGCTTTAATCATTATGATTGCCATTACATTGTTGGGTGTTGCAGCCGTCGCAGTGTATAAACTATACATAAACCCGCCGAATGCAGGAGTTGAAGAGGTTGAGCCATTAAGCATCGATGAAATTCTAGAACTCAGCGTTGAAACAGAAGAAATGACAACCAACCTATACGGCGGTGGCTATGTCCGGCTTAAAATGAAGCTTCAAGCAGATAACAAGAAGTCTAAAGAAGAGCTAGAGAAGCGTTTATTTCAAGTAGATCATATTATACTAAAAACCCTTGCAGGGATGACTGAAGAGGAAATAAGAGGGCCAGAAGGCTTGAGAAAAGTTGAGGAACAAATTCGAAGTAGCATTAATGAGTTACTGCAAGAAGGACAAGTGACTGAGGTTACGACTACAAGAATGATCATTCAATAA
- the flhA gene encoding flagellar biosynthesis protein FlhA, which translates to MRIKDISVLVMVILVVMMMVIPLPTLLLDFLLIINISLALTILMVAMNTKEALDFSIFPTLLLLTTLFRLSLNVSTTRSILQDADGGRVVQAFGEFVVGGSPVIGFVIFIILVIINFVVITKGSERVAEVAARFTLDAMPGKQMSIDADLNAGMITEHEARDRRKKIEREADFYGAMDGASKFVKGDAIAGIIILLINVLGGFIIGMAIHGMGFAESASTFTLLSVGDGLVSSIPALVISTATGIMVTRAGSDGNLGDDLSKQLLAYPKLLYVVAGTVAILGIFTPIGPISTLPVAGLLIFGALRLQKNLQLQEELAAQAPIEDPEVEQVKSPESVLGLLHVDPIEFEFGYGLIPLADTNQGGDLLDRVIMIRRQCALELGLVVPVIRIRDNIQLRPNQYVIKIKGNMVAGGEILLDHYLAMSPGIEDDSVIGIDTIEPSFGLPALWISEEIRERAELSGYTVVDPPSVVATHLSEVIKKYAHELLSRQDTKSLIDNLKENAPALVEEVVPSIMSIGDIQKVLQKLLKEKISIRNLHVIMEALADYGQYTKDPDLLTEYVRQSLSRQITLQYSEPGQALRVITAGPGLEKTISECVQQTEQGSYLAVDPDLSQRIYQTLSEQVQRLMNMGHQPILLTSPAIRMYTRQLIERMFPDLPVLSYNEIEADVEVQSLGVVNL; encoded by the coding sequence ATGAGAATTAAAGATATATCGGTATTAGTGATGGTTATTCTTGTTGTTATGATGATGGTGATCCCACTCCCAACACTCCTTCTTGATTTTCTATTAATTATTAATATTTCACTTGCGTTAACTATTCTAATGGTGGCGATGAATACAAAGGAAGCCTTGGACTTCTCCATTTTTCCGACTCTATTGCTATTGACAACTTTGTTCCGTTTATCTCTTAACGTATCTACAACCCGATCGATCCTTCAGGATGCTGACGGGGGAAGGGTTGTCCAGGCTTTCGGAGAATTCGTGGTAGGAGGAAGTCCTGTCATTGGTTTTGTCATCTTTATTATCTTAGTCATCATTAACTTTGTCGTTATTACAAAAGGTTCGGAGAGGGTTGCTGAAGTAGCTGCACGCTTCACACTAGATGCGATGCCCGGGAAGCAAATGAGTATTGACGCCGATTTGAATGCTGGGATGATTACGGAGCACGAAGCAAGAGACAGGCGAAAGAAAATTGAACGTGAAGCGGATTTCTACGGGGCCATGGATGGAGCAAGTAAATTTGTAAAGGGCGACGCTATCGCAGGTATTATTATTCTTCTCATTAACGTTCTCGGTGGGTTTATCATTGGGATGGCTATACATGGTATGGGGTTTGCTGAATCTGCCAGTACCTTTACTTTACTCTCTGTAGGGGATGGACTGGTAAGCTCGATTCCTGCCCTCGTCATCTCAACAGCTACAGGTATTATGGTTACGAGAGCGGGGTCTGATGGAAACCTAGGTGACGATTTAAGTAAGCAACTACTGGCTTACCCTAAGTTGCTCTATGTGGTTGCAGGTACCGTTGCCATTCTTGGTATCTTCACCCCGATTGGTCCGATTAGTACACTCCCTGTCGCTGGCCTCTTGATCTTTGGAGCATTAAGATTACAAAAGAATCTTCAATTACAAGAAGAATTGGCTGCTCAAGCTCCAATTGAGGATCCTGAAGTGGAACAAGTGAAGAGCCCTGAGAGTGTATTAGGGCTCCTCCATGTTGATCCCATTGAATTTGAATTTGGATATGGTCTTATTCCCTTGGCGGACACGAATCAAGGAGGGGACCTACTGGATCGAGTGATCATGATTCGTAGACAATGCGCTTTAGAGTTAGGATTAGTCGTTCCCGTCATTCGAATTCGAGACAATATTCAGTTACGTCCCAACCAATATGTCATAAAAATTAAAGGGAATATGGTTGCGGGTGGAGAGATACTCCTAGATCACTATCTGGCCATGAGTCCGGGTATTGAAGATGACAGTGTAATTGGGATTGATACAATTGAACCTTCTTTTGGGTTACCTGCATTATGGATATCTGAAGAGATACGTGAAAGAGCAGAGCTCTCTGGTTATACGGTTGTGGACCCTCCCTCCGTGGTTGCTACACATCTTTCTGAGGTCATAAAAAAATACGCACATGAGTTGTTAAGCCGACAAGATACCAAATCTCTAATAGACAATCTAAAGGAAAACGCACCAGCACTAGTAGAAGAGGTCGTTCCATCTATCATGTCAATAGGAGATATCCAAAAAGTACTTCAAAAACTCTTAAAAGAAAAAATCTCAATAAGAAATCTTCATGTGATTATGGAAGCCTTGGCGGATTATGGTCAATATACGAAGGATCCGGATTTATTAACAGAGTATGTGCGACAAAGCCTCTCGAGGCAAATAACCTTGCAATACTCTGAACCAGGACAGGCTCTTCGTGTGATAACAGCCGGACCTGGATTAGAAAAAACCATATCCGAATGTGTTCAGCAAACAGAGCAAGGGAGCTACTTGGCTGTGGACCCTGATCTATCTCAGAGGATCTATCAAACCTTATCAGAGCAGGTTCAGCGCCTTATGAATATGGGACATCAACCGATCTTGTTGACCTCACCGGCTATCCGGATGTACACCAGACAATTGATTGAAAGGATGTTTCCGGATCTCCCTGTTCTCTCCTATAACGAAATTGAAGCAGACGTAGAAGTGCAAAGTCTAGGGGTGGTGAATCTGTAA